The DNA window GGGTCCTCCCGAAGCTCCTCAAGCCCCTTCCAATATTTTTCATCTAGTAGTGACATTTTGCACAATCCAATCCGCCGATGGGCTTCCCGACGTCGACCGAATGCCCGTCTATGATCGGGGTTCGCATCACCCCCTCCATCCCGGCAAGTCGGGACGGAGCCTCCTCCGGCGGCGTGATCCCCTTCGCCCGGTGGCAATCCAGGCACCACCCCATGGTCAACGGCTTGTCCTGACGCATTCTCGTCATCGTCTCGACGGGGCCATGGCAGTCCTGACAGATGACCTTGCCGGACGTGACGTGCTGGCTGTGGTTGAAGTAGGCGAAGTCCGGAAGCCGGTGGACCTTCACCCATTCGATCGGTTTGTTCTGCTCGATCGCGGTCCGGATCTTGGCGATCTCCGGCGAGTCCTTCCTGATCTGCTTGTGGCAGTTCATGCAGACGTTCGCGGGCGGGATGCCGGCGTGACGCCCCTTTTCCGCCGCGAAATGGCAGTACATGCAGTCGATCTTGTTGTCACCGGCGTGCACCTTGTGGGAGTAGGCGATCGGTTGGTCGGGCTCGTAGCCCTGGTTGACCCCCACGCGGCGCGCTTCTTGGACCGCCAGGTTCGCGAAATAGGCGAGCCCTCCGAGGACGACGGCCAGAAT is part of the bacterium genome and encodes:
- a CDS encoding cytochrome c3 family protein, with product MWRKIFILAVVLGGLAYFANLAVQEARRVGVNQGYEPDQPIAYSHKVHAGDNKIDCMYCHFAAEKGRHAGIPPANVCMNCHKQIRKDSPEIAKIRTAIEQNKPIEWVKVHRLPDFAYFNHSQHVTSGKVICQDCHGPVETMTRMRQDKPLTMGWCLDCHRAKGITPPEEAPSRLAGMEGVMRTPIIDGHSVDVGKPIGGLDCAKCHY